From the genome of Arthrobacter alpinus, one region includes:
- a CDS encoding aminobutyraldehyde dehydrogenase — MSVRELHNFVNSESVESTVTARLEILNPADGTVIATTPISSAVDVAAAYAAASAAFSVWGETTPAERQRALLKIADAVEARAEELADLECADTGKPRAGIVADEIEVMVDQIRFFAGAARTLEGRATAEYLADHTSSIRREPIGVIGQVAPWNYPLMMATWKVMPALAAGNTVVLKPSDSTPSSTLLFAEIAAEFLPPGAFNVVLGDRETGRALVSDLAADMVSITGSVRAGMEVAGSAAADLKRVHLELGGKAPVIVFDDVDVASAVAGIVPAAFYNAGQDCTAATRLLVHESIHDAFVAALTAEVRTQAKTGGPDEEGILYGALSSEGHLDSVTGFLQRLPAHATIEVGGRRQGTTGYFHEATVVSGLNQGDELVQSEVFGPVVTVQKFSTDAEALAMANDVDYGLASSVWTRDHTRAMQFAKRLDFGCVWINTHIPLVAEMPHGGFKHSGYGKDLSLYGLEDYTRIKHVMSYIG; from the coding sequence ATGAGCGTGCGCGAACTGCACAACTTCGTCAACAGTGAATCCGTCGAGTCCACGGTCACGGCACGGCTGGAGATCCTCAACCCGGCCGACGGGACCGTGATCGCTACCACGCCCATCTCCTCTGCAGTCGATGTTGCCGCAGCCTATGCGGCAGCCTCCGCGGCTTTCAGTGTTTGGGGTGAAACTACCCCCGCGGAGCGCCAGCGGGCCCTGCTGAAGATTGCCGACGCTGTGGAGGCTAGGGCGGAGGAACTGGCCGACCTGGAATGCGCTGACACGGGCAAGCCGAGGGCGGGAATTGTTGCCGACGAAATCGAGGTCATGGTGGACCAGATCCGATTCTTCGCCGGCGCGGCACGGACACTGGAGGGGCGGGCCACGGCCGAATACCTGGCCGACCATACCTCCTCGATCCGACGGGAGCCGATCGGTGTGATTGGCCAGGTGGCGCCATGGAACTATCCGCTGATGATGGCGACGTGGAAGGTCATGCCGGCGCTTGCTGCCGGCAACACGGTGGTGCTCAAGCCCTCCGACTCCACGCCATCCTCTACCCTCCTCTTCGCTGAGATCGCCGCCGAATTCCTGCCGCCGGGTGCCTTCAATGTGGTGCTCGGCGACCGCGAAACCGGGCGTGCGCTGGTTTCGGACCTAGCCGCGGACATGGTGTCCATCACCGGATCCGTCCGCGCCGGCATGGAGGTGGCCGGATCCGCCGCGGCCGACTTGAAGCGCGTTCACCTTGAGCTGGGAGGCAAGGCGCCGGTCATTGTGTTCGACGACGTGGACGTCGCCAGTGCGGTGGCAGGGATCGTCCCGGCCGCGTTCTACAACGCAGGACAGGACTGTACCGCCGCCACACGGCTGCTGGTGCATGAAAGCATCCACGACGCTTTTGTGGCAGCTCTCACTGCGGAAGTTCGCACACAGGCCAAGACCGGCGGGCCGGACGAGGAGGGAATCCTCTACGGGGCGTTGAGCAGCGAAGGCCATCTCGACAGCGTCACCGGATTCCTGCAGCGGCTGCCCGCCCACGCCACCATCGAGGTGGGCGGCAGACGCCAGGGCACCACGGGATACTTCCACGAGGCCACCGTGGTCTCCGGGCTGAATCAGGGCGATGAACTGGTTCAAAGCGAGGTGTTCGGCCCCGTGGTGACGGTGCAGAAGTTCTCCACGGACGCCGAGGCACTGGCCATGGCCAACGACGTGGACTACGGACTGGCTTCCTCCGTCTGGACCAGGGACCATACCCGGGCCATGCAGTTCGCCAAGCGCCTGGACTTTGGCTGCGTGTGGATCAACACCCACATCCCGCTGGTGGCGGAAATGCCCCACGGCGGATTCAAGCACTCCGGCTACGGCAAGGACCTCTCGCTTTACGGGCTGGAGGACTACACCCGCATCAAACACGTCATGAGCTACATCGGCTAG
- a CDS encoding type 1 glutamine amidotransferase domain-containing protein encodes MAKILMVVSAADSLTMRDGSEHPTGYWAEELVASHQTLLGAGHTVEIATPGGVKPTVDQVSLTAEAAGSIEKADGFRAYIAAIDTELSQPLVLADVTVTDYEAIVMPGGHGPMADLFTDADLGKILIESDQAGRIIAPFCHAPAGLLSATDENGKFVFAGRRLTVFTDEEELNGGTGPNTPWFVETVLRDKGAIVESGPAWNSHVVRDRNLITGQNPQSSEDVAKAVIAALAE; translated from the coding sequence ATGGCAAAGATCCTCATGGTCGTTTCGGCCGCCGATTCACTGACGATGCGCGACGGTAGCGAGCATCCTACCGGCTACTGGGCCGAAGAACTGGTGGCCTCCCACCAAACCCTGCTTGGCGCCGGGCATACCGTGGAAATCGCCACTCCAGGAGGAGTGAAGCCCACCGTGGACCAGGTCAGCCTCACCGCTGAGGCGGCTGGAAGTATCGAAAAGGCTGACGGCTTCCGCGCCTATATCGCAGCCATTGATACCGAACTATCCCAGCCACTGGTGTTGGCCGACGTCACAGTCACCGACTACGAAGCCATCGTTATGCCCGGCGGCCACGGACCCATGGCGGATCTCTTCACGGATGCGGACCTGGGTAAGATCCTGATCGAATCCGACCAAGCCGGTCGCATCATTGCACCGTTCTGCCACGCTCCCGCCGGTCTGCTCAGTGCCACCGATGAAAACGGCAAATTTGTTTTCGCTGGCCGTCGCCTTACGGTCTTTACCGACGAGGAGGAATTGAACGGCGGCACCGGCCCCAACACGCCGTGGTTCGTGGAAACGGTCTTGCGGGACAAGGGAGCCATCGTGGAATCTGGGCCAGCATGGAACAGCCACGTGGTCCGCGACCGCAACCTCATTACCGGCCAGAACCCGCAGTCCAGCGAAGATGTGGCTAAGGCTGTCATCGCAGCGCTGGCTGAGTGA
- a CDS encoding helix-turn-helix domain-containing protein: protein MNNRSEIREFLSSRRAKLTPQQVGLPTFGGIRRVPGLRREEVSMLAGVSVEYYTRMERGSLAGVSDSVLESISRALRLNEAEHQHLFNLARAAGPAPRTRRQPAKEINASIQHILDGMVGIPAFVQNGYLDVVAVNDLGRALYSEAYKDQTHQLNYARFVFFNPRSQSLYTDWDQAADTVVAMLHAEAGRDPFDRCLTDLVGELSTRSDEFRKRWAQHDVRHHRSGAKTIHHPAVGDLELHFNALELTATPGLTMFAYSAEPGSPSADGLRLLASWAATNKGAQTDPDVQGDRNTKDALRR, encoded by the coding sequence ATGAACAACCGCAGCGAGATCCGTGAGTTCCTTTCATCCCGGCGGGCGAAGCTCACACCACAACAAGTAGGGTTGCCAACGTTTGGCGGAATCCGGCGAGTTCCCGGGCTACGTCGTGAAGAAGTGTCCATGTTGGCGGGCGTGAGCGTTGAGTACTATACCCGTATGGAGCGAGGCAGCCTGGCAGGAGTTTCCGATTCCGTCTTGGAGTCCATCTCCCGCGCTCTGCGGCTCAACGAGGCTGAACACCAGCACCTGTTCAACCTGGCCCGAGCCGCAGGCCCCGCACCCCGTACGCGGCGTCAGCCCGCCAAGGAAATCAATGCCAGCATCCAGCACATCCTCGACGGGATGGTGGGGATCCCCGCGTTCGTGCAAAACGGGTATCTGGATGTTGTCGCGGTCAACGACCTCGGACGAGCCCTGTACTCCGAGGCCTACAAAGACCAAACGCACCAGCTCAACTACGCCCGGTTCGTCTTCTTCAATCCCCGCTCGCAATCCCTGTATACGGACTGGGACCAGGCCGCCGACACGGTAGTGGCCATGCTGCACGCGGAAGCCGGGCGCGACCCCTTTGATCGGTGCCTGACCGATCTGGTGGGAGAGCTATCCACCCGAAGTGATGAATTCCGCAAGCGGTGGGCTCAACACGACGTCCGCCACCACCGCAGCGGGGCCAAGACCATCCATCACCCTGCGGTGGGCGACCTGGAGCTGCATTTCAACGCGCTGGAGCTCACAGCTACCCCCGGCCTGACGATGTTCGCCTACAGTGCCGAGCCGGGGTCTCCGTCAGCAGACGGCCTGCGACTGCTGGCCAGCTGGGCCGCAACCAACAAGGGCGCCCAAACAGACCCCGACGTCCAAGGGGACCGCAACACCAAGGATGCCCTGCGCCGCTGA
- a CDS encoding NAD(P)-dependent alcohol dehydrogenase: MPTVKAYAAPSATGELISTTIERRDVGPHDVLIDIKFAGICHSDIHTVRGDWGPQQYPLAPGHEIAGIVSEVGSDVTRHKVGDRVGVGCMVNSCGECANCDAGEEQYCLKGNTGTYGAMDRDGTITQGGYSSHVVVTENFVVNIPDALELDVAAPLLCAGITTFSPLHHWGAGPGKNVAVVGLGGLGHMAVKIAHAMGATVTVLSQSLKKQEDGLRLGADHYYATSDQNTFTDLAGSFDLIINTVSAVIDINAFLQLLKLDGALVSVGAPAEPLPVQAFSLIGARRTFAGSSIGGIKETQEMLDFCAEHGIGAEIEVIPASKINDAYERVLASDVRYRFVIDTATL, translated from the coding sequence ATGCCTACAGTCAAGGCTTACGCAGCGCCCTCCGCCACCGGCGAGCTCATTTCCACCACCATCGAGCGCCGTGACGTCGGCCCCCACGACGTGTTGATCGACATCAAGTTCGCCGGCATCTGCCATTCCGACATCCATACCGTCCGCGGTGACTGGGGCCCGCAGCAGTACCCGCTGGCGCCGGGCCACGAGATCGCTGGCATCGTCAGCGAAGTCGGCTCGGACGTGACCCGTCACAAAGTCGGGGACCGGGTAGGGGTGGGCTGCATGGTCAACTCCTGCGGCGAATGCGCCAACTGCGACGCCGGCGAGGAGCAGTACTGCCTCAAAGGCAACACAGGCACCTACGGCGCCATGGACCGCGACGGCACCATCACACAAGGAGGCTACTCAAGCCACGTCGTCGTGACCGAAAACTTCGTCGTAAACATCCCGGACGCCCTGGAGCTCGACGTCGCCGCACCGCTGCTATGCGCCGGAATCACCACATTCTCCCCCCTGCACCACTGGGGCGCCGGCCCCGGCAAGAACGTCGCCGTCGTGGGCCTGGGCGGACTCGGCCACATGGCCGTGAAGATCGCCCACGCCATGGGTGCCACCGTCACCGTGCTCTCTCAGTCGCTGAAGAAGCAGGAAGACGGCCTGCGCTTGGGCGCCGACCACTACTACGCCACCAGCGATCAGAACACCTTCACCGACCTCGCCGGCAGTTTCGATCTGATCATCAACACCGTCAGCGCCGTCATCGACATCAACGCCTTCCTCCAGCTACTCAAGCTCGACGGCGCACTAGTCAGCGTAGGCGCCCCGGCCGAGCCACTGCCCGTACAAGCGTTTTCCTTGATCGGGGCACGGCGCACCTTCGCCGGCTCCTCGATCGGCGGCATCAAGGAAACCCAGGAAATGCTCGACTTCTGCGCCGAACACGGCATCGGCGCCGAGATCGAAGTTATCCCGGCCAGCAAAATCAACGACGCCTACGAACGCGTCCTGGCCTCCGACGTCCGCTACCGCTTCGTCATCGACACCGCAACGCTCTAG
- a CDS encoding DUF6855 family protein, which translates to MYREESTTSPRMACTVGTAVLKSQLRVVADLHAALDDHGQGVALGSADEQNQRNNRFLAL; encoded by the coding sequence ATGTATCGAGAGGAAAGCACCACTTCGCCGCGTATGGCCTGCACCGTTGGCACGGCCGTGTTGAAGTCGCAACTAAGGGTTGTTGCCGATCTGCATGCCGCGCTAGATGACCACGGTCAAGGGGTGGCACTCGGCAGCGCGGACGAACAGAACCAACGGAACAACCGGTTTCTTGCGCTCTAG
- a CDS encoding FadR/GntR family transcriptional regulator, producing the protein MTAKIRVEPGASGAKAAVFAPLAGAGRVEQVARRLIDAILLGVLAPGDKLPSEAELAKRFGVALVTARDGLGVLRDKGLVETRRGREGGSFVLAPARTADALLHARIRGLARVEIADFGVYFSAVTAACSERAANVATEEEISRLRSWLSEAGSPSGGGTGMPALSGARTMGGFHLELAVISQSPRLVREQIRLQSEFGPLLWLGMADASVRAGVFDLGTDIADAIARRDAPAARAAVNRQIGELTAWLLAVKEKLEREEGMHVATN; encoded by the coding sequence GTGACGGCTAAAATCCGGGTGGAACCTGGCGCCAGTGGTGCAAAGGCTGCAGTCTTTGCGCCTCTCGCCGGCGCCGGGCGCGTCGAACAAGTGGCCCGGCGGCTCATAGACGCCATTCTTCTGGGAGTCCTGGCGCCGGGGGACAAGCTGCCCAGCGAGGCTGAGCTGGCCAAACGCTTCGGCGTGGCCTTGGTGACGGCCAGGGACGGGTTGGGTGTTCTCAGAGACAAGGGGTTGGTGGAAACACGACGGGGGCGGGAAGGTGGCAGCTTCGTGCTGGCTCCGGCCCGCACCGCGGACGCCCTGCTGCACGCACGGATCCGGGGCCTTGCCCGCGTGGAGATTGCCGATTTTGGTGTTTACTTCTCAGCGGTGACGGCGGCCTGCTCCGAGCGTGCCGCGAACGTGGCGACGGAGGAAGAAATCTCCCGGTTGCGCAGCTGGCTGTCGGAAGCAGGGAGCCCGAGCGGTGGCGGCACCGGGATGCCTGCCTTGAGTGGCGCGCGCACCATGGGAGGCTTCCACCTGGAACTGGCCGTCATCAGCCAGTCCCCGCGTCTGGTCAGAGAACAAATCAGGCTGCAGTCGGAATTTGGACCGCTCCTGTGGCTGGGCATGGCTGACGCATCGGTGCGGGCCGGGGTATTTGACTTGGGAACGGACATTGCCGATGCCATAGCCCGGCGTGACGCGCCTGCCGCACGCGCCGCGGTGAACCGGCAAATAGGTGAATTGACTGCATGGCTGCTGGCTGTCAAGGAAAAGCTCGAGCGGGAAGAAGGAATGCATGTTGCGACCAACTGA
- a CDS encoding MarR family winged helix-turn-helix transcriptional regulator — MDDSESFTKDGSDPLDQMVCFALYAAARATNRHYVALLKPWGLTYPQYLVLVLLWSHRSLAVKDVAGHLKLDSGTTSPLIRRLEARGFLIRERSTDDERAVIVSLTEAGSALREELAHIPGCVAAATQLSLADGKSALSLLHDVAFNLSSAPAQVGHFQERHNK; from the coding sequence ATGGATGACAGCGAGAGTTTCACGAAGGACGGTTCTGATCCCCTAGATCAGATGGTTTGTTTCGCGCTGTATGCTGCCGCGCGGGCGACAAACCGTCACTACGTTGCCCTTCTGAAGCCATGGGGACTGACGTATCCACAGTATTTGGTCTTGGTCTTGTTGTGGTCACACCGATCCTTGGCGGTCAAAGACGTCGCCGGGCACTTGAAACTGGATTCGGGTACTACCTCACCGCTGATCCGAAGATTGGAGGCTAGGGGTTTCCTCATACGGGAGCGTTCAACGGATGATGAACGCGCTGTGATCGTCTCCTTGACCGAAGCCGGTTCGGCTTTGCGGGAAGAACTGGCGCACATTCCAGGATGCGTGGCAGCCGCAACCCAGCTCAGCTTGGCAGACGGAAAATCGGCGCTCTCTTTGCTTCACGATGTAGCTTTCAACCTCTCCAGCGCACCTGCGCAGGTGGGCCACTTTCAGGAAAGGCACAACAAATGA
- a CDS encoding organic hydroperoxide resistance protein produces the protein MTPLYTAEALSTGAGRNGRVATTSGTVNLELAIPKEMGGSGNGANPEELFAAGYAACFHSALQMVARNQKVAISDTSVGSRVHLLPNGSGGFVLAVTLEVVIPGMEHDQAQALADAAHLVCPYSNATRGNIEVTVNVTDD, from the coding sequence ATGACACCCCTTTACACAGCGGAGGCACTCTCCACCGGAGCTGGCCGTAATGGTCGCGTCGCGACCACCTCGGGCACGGTCAACTTGGAGTTGGCGATTCCCAAGGAGATGGGTGGATCGGGCAATGGCGCGAACCCTGAAGAACTATTCGCCGCCGGTTATGCTGCATGCTTCCACTCTGCATTGCAGATGGTTGCGCGCAACCAGAAAGTAGCCATCTCGGACACCTCCGTGGGTAGCCGCGTGCATCTGCTGCCCAACGGCTCCGGTGGCTTTGTTCTGGCAGTCACCCTCGAGGTAGTTATCCCCGGGATGGAGCACGATCAGGCGCAGGCCTTGGCAGATGCAGCTCATCTGGTTTGCCCGTATTCCAATGCCACCCGCGGCAATATCGAAGTCACGGTCAACGTCACCGACGACTGA
- a CDS encoding cache domain-containing protein codes for MLRPTELGQPAPGAECADAIGKILDGVFGTLQLWRVAVEDGLAAGVDVDQLAFGLVEPVLAQSHPLLIGAGFIAAQGVVSEKSGLHFAWWLGPLTDNPMLGTTSVPTRLDLPSREYADYLRDFRGLEWYRVPEATGARHITGPYVDHLCTLDYLLTITAPVVSGGAMVGVVGADVQVLRLEHEVLPLLREVGEPAALVSRSGRVVISTMPSLQVGSLASAAGGAASLTWFDCPGSTLAVVVEARQ; via the coding sequence ATGTTGCGACCAACTGAACTTGGCCAGCCGGCACCCGGCGCAGAATGTGCCGATGCCATCGGGAAAATCCTGGACGGGGTGTTTGGCACCTTGCAGTTGTGGAGGGTGGCGGTTGAAGACGGACTGGCGGCCGGAGTCGATGTTGACCAGCTGGCCTTTGGCCTGGTGGAGCCGGTCCTGGCTCAAAGCCACCCGCTCCTCATCGGTGCGGGCTTCATCGCCGCCCAAGGCGTGGTGAGCGAAAAGAGCGGGCTGCATTTTGCCTGGTGGTTGGGACCCCTGACTGATAATCCCATGCTCGGAACTACGTCCGTGCCCACCAGGCTGGACCTGCCGTCCAGGGAGTACGCAGACTATCTGCGTGATTTTCGTGGGCTGGAGTGGTATCGCGTGCCGGAGGCCACAGGGGCTAGGCACATCACCGGCCCCTACGTGGACCACCTGTGCACCCTGGACTACCTGCTGACCATCACTGCACCCGTGGTGAGCGGCGGTGCCATGGTCGGCGTGGTTGGGGCGGATGTGCAGGTGTTGCGCCTGGAGCATGAGGTATTGCCCTTGCTGCGCGAAGTGGGTGAACCAGCTGCCTTGGTCAGCAGATCCGGCCGTGTTGTCATATCGACAATGCCGTCGCTGCAGGTGGGATCGCTGGCCTCCGCCGCAGGCGGGGCGGCGTCACTGACGTGGTTTGACTGCCCCGGCAGCACCCTGGCGGTGGTGGTGGAAGCACGCCAATAA
- a CDS encoding ice-binding family protein, whose protein sequence is MTGETHSSDLNAAQAKSDLLSAYNDAAGRVPTAPDFAGDQNGKTFTPGIYHTAAAFTLTGTLTLDGQGDPNAVFIFQVDAALNTAAGSTITLVNGAQAPNVFWQVLGAAGQVHHLPSPGQSCP, encoded by the coding sequence GTGACCGGAGAAACGCACAGCAGCGATTTGAACGCCGCGCAGGCGAAATCCGATCTACTCTCCGCCTACAACGACGCGGCCGGTCGGGTTCCGACGGCTCCGGACTTCGCTGGCGACCAAAACGGGAAGACGTTTACGCCCGGGATTTATCACACAGCGGCGGCCTTCACACTGACCGGGACCCTTACCCTGGACGGTCAAGGTGATCCGAATGCCGTCTTCATCTTTCAAGTCGATGCCGCACTGAACACGGCTGCCGGCAGTACCATCACGCTAGTCAACGGCGCCCAAGCCCCCAATGTCTTCTGGCAGGTCCTCGGCGCTGCCGGACAGGTGCATCATCTTCCTTCTCCGGGACAATCATGTCCCTAG